TAGACCAAAgcttttttaaaagtctatttaattaaaaaaggtCAGGTTAAGGCAAATGAAAAATTCTTTTAAGTATACTAGACCGACctacttaattaaatataaatatattttttattgctattattattattattattattatttatttttgttaaatcataaatttgctaatattttatgtaatttaaattgaattaatgtttgaaatatttaaattattattttaaaatataattaaaatatgatgtaGTATAATATTAGATACTCCaaaagatttttataaaataataatgaagtaTGTTTTTCTATAGGTTTTCAGACATTGTCATGCTTCGAAAAAGGTCAGGTGAAATCTTAGAATTAGACCTTTAATAAATAGTAGGTCAGACATTGGTCTAACATTTTCAATATAGGCTAGATTTAGGTCTTGCAAAGTCTAGTTCGACCGAGAGATTACAACACAACTCGCATCCGCATATATCCACCCGAACATGTCCCGATTTGAACAGAGAAAATCTACTTTGATTGGGTGTGGATTTTCTCTGAAATTAAAACTAAGGGCGGTAATGAGTTTGGGGGTGTTGATATCCACTCGACATCCACTCtgttagtaatattattgtcatttctaaattttatatatatgtatatattcaatattttttaaatattaaaaattataatctcctctctatataaaaatatgattttaatatttttttaaaaatttattattgcataattattattttttcattatattagttataataaatatggcttttaaatttattattttatatatatgaaatgaTGTGGATGTAGGGTGGAGAAATTTGAACGTATCGTCGATGGAGATCATGAGGACTTAAATTACACccccaataaaaaaaatggagacaaatttgttttttttttttatgagacaAAATTCGCATCCACCCTACATATTGTCATGTCTAGTTTGATCTAACCTATTTATACTCCTAATCACTATCAAAGAATACTCCTAATCACTTTCAAAGAGTAATTTTAGAGGGGctaacaatttttttcatggtattactataaatatgaaaattgaaatattaaaaaattccaTCGTCAAAATTGCGACCATGTATTATGAAGTTGGGAGTATCTTATTGCAAGAGCTCgaaaatttatttcaatgtatttaacaaaaaaaaaatactatgaCTAAAATATATAGCTTTGAATACACGTAATAAAAACTAGAGTTTGCTAAAGACACttttataattcataatttttatgtattatagaTCAAGTAATTGACCATGTTGTAGTAATTTTTAGTGTGCAACTCTACGAATACGTAATTGTGACAAATAATAAAGTGATATTAATTGAAACTATTTTCTTTATGAGAGGGAAttgtttcttcttttaattttgaaataacttCGAGAGTTGATAAATCCATCATGTATAGAGTTAGATCATCAAATAACTGTTTTTGTAACAATAAAACTAgtatttaatattgttaatatttttatttataattttaatttctatttattcTATTGTAGTTACCAAATAGCTTACCTAGCATATTTTATGAAGATACTCCAATATGGCAATTTTAGACAACGAACCCAGCAAGAAAATGCATTATCAATCAATGATACTAATAAGAATCCAATATGTGAACAATGCTAATAATACTAacattttatgttataaaaaatttgatattcatttcttcttttttaatttaattaattgataaattagtATAGTTTAAGTGTATGTATTTTCAATTCAATTACCGACTAGTTCTAAGTAGATGCATAAGTAGACACTTAAAACTAAGGTCAAGGATAAAgttactaaaataaattttttttaaataaattttatatttaataaaaagtcttccaaaaatttatttactaaGTTAAAATACGTACCtcataaactaaaattaatattatcgcaataaatattaaatcaattgacaTTCAAATCcacattcttattattttaaaaattaatattatatgaaatactttatattctaaaaagtctgaaaaataatttttaataaaacattattaattttactaaaataaaattataaatttaaaaatttgatgttaaaattcgTAATAAGTCTCTACATGTGTTGAACCGACGTAACcgaaaattaatataaataagtaGTAACTTTAGGTCAtcatttaatttccatgaaccCAACCATAGTGTGTCCAATTGAAAATTAtgagaagaagaggaagaatgaAAAAGGTAATtaagaaaaagggaaaagaaaGGAGGCAGATCCCCAAATAACGTAAAAGCAAcaaaatcttatttttctttttaattgtaacACTTTGTATGATTCTAAAATCTGTCGTCTGCTTAAGAAACAAATGACATGTTTTTGTTGGGTTTTGTGGGGTTTCTTGTAATTTTCTTGGGTTCATATGTTTGGCCAATGATTTTGagactatttttattttccaccaAACAAAcaactcattaaatatatgacCCACTCCTCTTGAAAACAGGTCAAGAAGATCATTTTGTGTCCCTAACAATAAttacattattatatataattatacataGAGTTGTGACACCTAAAAAGAAAATAGCTGTAAAATGGGTCATTtcattgatatatattttaatatgggTTAGGAACTAAAAAAGTATGTTAAAAACAATCGTGTCTTTTTGGCTCAATCtaattagtttaaatataaaattgagtGAGATGAATTAAGATATTAATAAGATTATGTTTGGTTTAATTTCATCGTGTATGTTAAAGATGAAAATAGGTTAGGTTGATTGATAAAGGTTTATGACTTAGTCTATGACAGATCTGTATTAAAttagactttatttttattttttatatataagacaaataatattttttagaagctatttagttttaaaaaattaggttAAAATCATTGAAAAAGTTTTTTAAGTCTATTGaattgacttatttaattaaatataaataaatttattattattattattattataagtttttttttttgtaaatcgttAATTTGCTAGCATTTTTTATAACTTAAAGATAATGATTTACATAAATATTTGAcacattcaaaaatattattacaaaatagaattgagatatgatataatataatttgaatactttaaaatttaatgttaaatattaaaatagaacttAAGTTCATTGATATGTTAACTTGTTTGTCTATTTACAAAAGTTTAACATCGAATGATGTAAACTTTCATAACGTAATAgttaaatagacttttaaacATGCTTTTAGATCTTGTTTGACAAGTAATATAAGTTAGGTTTAATAAGTCTTGCAAAGTTTAGTTCGACCCAACCTATTTTCACCCTtaatcttttgaaaaaaaattataaaagtaaaaagttttgaaaattattatctattttaaaaattatttatagtatataaatttatatttatgttacgTATAACGTTGAATTTATAATCATATACACTATCAAAGGCAAAATTACACGCACTCATAGTTTTGTATACATTCAACCacaatttttctcaatttagaAGTTTCTATAAAACAAATTAGATAtctaaaacaattaaaaattgcTTAAACCATGAAGTTATTTTGAGTAactcttttttaaaatcatttttaatggattataattttaaaatagcaaCTTTTATCATAgtaaataaacacaaaataacttttattatttttaaaaaacctaTAAAAGAAATAGCatataattaatacaaattattaaatctcaattttttttatatctataaCAAAACAAAcctaaataaaaatcaataagcacaatctttttttttttacaacaataaACACAATCATTTCTAATACttcaaaattaagaaacattTTAGACTTATAATTCATATAATGAGCCAGTTAGTTactgattataaaaaataaaaataaaagaaattttaataCTCAATACTTTAGATATTCctttttaatgatttaaaagaacaataaaaatttgTGTCAGTTAATGTACcgtaataaaaatcatttttttaaaaaaatatttattataaaaattattttctaataaacTACTAAAAACAGCTTCTTATTTCAACAGTttacaaaaaacattttttcatttaaacaaatgaaactttgaaaaatgacttttttataaataaataaaaagggatTGTAATAAAACTGACTTTTTTGAGTAggaaaagtgtcttttaaaaatGACTTATTTATGGAATGTTACAGCTGTACGTGGCTTTTTAGATGAAGCCGTTCAGATGTACTATCAACTGAGACAAATTGACCGAAAACTTGGAAACCACATGCATAGTACTTCACTGCAAACCACATGCATAGTACTTGGAAACCACTAGTGGAACCTACTCTCTCCTCCCTTCTTTTTTTCAATGCACACCAATTTCTGTAATCTTCTTTGATTAATgtaatttaaacaattttataaaatttatattatgtataatttaatcctatttatatattatatgattGCTTAGATAAACAAGGATAAAAAGAGCCAACCTCTTCATCATCGATGATAGCATACGCATACCTCaatgaatattttaatagaAAGAAAGTTTGAGCAAACATCTACTAAATATATTCAATCAGCAATATCATATGAGCAATAAATAAAGatgcaaataaattatataaaatatcactTGCTGCCTACCTTGTGGCGCGTGGCTACGGTCTATACTTATACAGCttatattaatcatttttaaatcaAGGACAATCACTTTCAAAGATAGTCTCCAAACTCCCAATAACAAAAGTACTTGGATTTCTTAACATGcaatctttatttaatttttttgaaaactaaaaacattaatttaatatgtatttttttattttggatttaTTTAAAGGAATTATATAGTCTTTAACGCGTGATTATatctagaaaaatatatatatagtctctCTCACATGActcaagaaaaataattgaagCATGGAGAGAAGAAGAGAGAGATAAAGATCATATATAGAATCTATAGTCGTATATGTATAACTTAACATTGAAATCTAAACACAATCTGATCCAGCTATGCAATTATTCCTAAGTTGTGCTAGTAGCTTAAAAAAGAGTATTGGAGATCTCTTATTTCCTAGCAAGTGAtccttacaaaaaaaaaagtggatgCAAGTTTTAAGGGATTTGCAAAGCAAAATCCACCTaccttttttttatctataatcTTAGCATAGCATAGAAGAAAGAACATGGATGGTAATTATTTTGGAGATTCAAACATGGGAAATGAAAGAGTAAGTGGATCTTCTTCAagaaaagggaagaaaaaaTATAGTCAAGATAAACCAAAGCAACCACAAAGAGGATTAGGTGTTGCTCAATTGGAGAAAATTAGATTACATGGTGAAATGGCTTATAGTTATCATCCTCCTCTTCATAACCCTTATCCATCTAATTTTAACAATGTAAGTCTCTCAAATTCTTTCTCTCTATGCTCAAATCAAACTAATCtagcaaaaaaatttaaaattaatttttttatttaatttttatttttaattagtttttactTGGATTTGTGGAATTAATTCCATGgagataattttaatttgttttttaattatgatcATGTAGGAAGATCCAAGAGTTCAAACACCATATTCATCAATACCATcatcttctttttcttattcATCTTCATCTACATCATACTCAACTTCATATGGCTTCCAACCAAATATTGTGGTATGTGTAATATTTTGGCTTTAATTTCTTGGATCCCAAATTTGTAGTTATGCTTTTACTTGTACTATATTTCCTTTTCATTCCTTTGTGATGAGTAGTTTTTCACATATTTTCATAATCAAATGTCATTTATGTCATGCTTAATTAGTAAACTTTGActacaaaaacaaatatatttcatGTGGGCTTTAATGTCCCCAAAGCAATCAAGGTAACTATTTTATTAACCctttaatttttctttcctttgaGTAATGACATGACATGATATATGATATGTATCATATTATTCAAAAGCTTATCTATAGCATATTCAATAACcctagaaattttatttttggatctcAACTAATTAACTCTTGTGGGTCTATGTTGGTTGAATTTGAAAGTTCAAGAATAATACTAACCCTAGGTGATAAGATATGATTGTGCTATGCTAGCTGAAAAATATCATCAAAGATTCAAAATTATACCAAAAATGGATTATTCATTTGCATCATCACTTTCATCAttacattagtttttttttttttttttatagaaaaactaaaattaattaaactttgACCATATACTAAAAGTTTCTATGTCAATTTACATGAAGTTTTTATAAACTCAATTGGAAAATATCATAAAACTATAAACTATCACACATAGCCACTAACCATGACCAAGATTGTATCTTTGCCATAATGcatcaataaaattaatgaattaattctcattcataatttttttgtttcataCATTGCTCATAAAATTTAGTAAATTATATGCATGGCAAGATTGAGTATGGAGAATTGGATTATTTTAAGGTGTTATTAGAACAAATTAAGGCATCTTCTTGGAAATTCTTTTAAAGgacaaatttagttttttttttttttttttttttttttaatttttttttttttttttgatttttagtaaaaaaNNNNNNNNNNNNNNNNNNNNNNNNNNNNNNNNNNNNNNNNNNNNNNNNNNNNNNNNNNNNNNNNNNNNNNNNNNNNttttttaaaaaaaattaaggcacttttttgaaaatttttttaaaggaaaaatttttttttttttttttttttttttttttttaaatttatctttctATATTAGATTATAGCTACAAGAAGTACTATAGTACTCTTAATTTGCACTCTCTTCTCAACATCATTTAccttgatattaaaaaaatgttgttttgttgtGTAGATGGGTAGTCTACCCCAAAACGAAAGAACAAACATATATGGAGATTCTCAACCAATTGATTCATCTAGGTACTTAAATTTTCAAGCTCCATATGGGTTAATTTTGGATCTAGATTCTCTACAATTGTAATATATATGATGTTGTAGTTGTAGAGACtcatacataaaataaaataaaataaatctattttaatCTAATTGTCCCTTTAACTCAGCATCATATTGTAGTTGTAGAGAATACAAATTGacatgttaattttaattatttacacaTATGGATTTTTATTCTTCTATATATAATCATGATGATCACTTTATTGCTTATACATGTTTAATTAAGTCTTTATTTTAAATCAGATGGGAACATGCAAATGCCACTCCTCAATCCAACATAACCAAACCGTTACTTAACCTATATGTAAGGATTCATtttcaacatatatatatatattagtagaGATTCATCGACTCCAAAAAAACTTTGCTTGCGATgaattattttacttaattattcaaTATACACGATCAATTTTACTAATTCAaccgtaaaaaaaaaattcttattgaAGAAATCAACTCTTAAAACTATTtgatatttcattaaataattttaaatgaaaatataataagttttaaaaaaaatataagtaaatatcgATGACTAAATTACATAGTTACGGTTGAATCACTGAAATTGATTACATAATTTAATTCTTTTGTGTGCttgatcattaatatattatatcaatgATCGGTGATTGCATTAGTAAAATTGATCGTTTATATTGAATTATAAAGCAGAATAACTCATCAGAGTTACTTCTGGAGTCAATGGATTCTAcattttatacatatatatttatataccacaacaaaaattaaataaatatatattgctTCAAAAAGTCTATacatataaattcaaattaattgacCTTCATTATATTTGTTTGATTGTATAATATTTAGGACTCACAATACATAGATACAAAGAAGCATAG
This region of Cicer arietinum cultivar CDC Frontier isolate Library 1 chromosome 8, Cicar.CDCFrontier_v2.0, whole genome shotgun sequence genomic DNA includes:
- the LOC101505305 gene encoding protein SPEAR3, translated to MDGNYFGDSNMGNERVSGSSSRKGKKKYSQDKPKQPQRGLGVAQLEKIRLHGEMAYSYHPPLHNPYPSNFNNEDPRVQTPYSSIPSSSFSYSSSSTSYSTSYGFQPNIVMGSLPQNERTNIYGDSQPIDSSRWEHANATPQSNITKPLLNLYDSQYIDTKKHRSGSIGSNSQNSESSDTQEPDLELRLSL